From Carassius auratus strain Wakin chromosome 10, ASM336829v1, whole genome shotgun sequence, a single genomic window includes:
- the LOC113110010 gene encoding serpin H1-like produces the protein MLVSSVVLLCLLATVSGDKALSSHASILADNSANFAFNLYHNLAKEKDIENIVISPVVVASSLGLVALGGKSNTASQVKTVLSATTVKDEQLHSGLSELLTEVSNSTARNVTWKISNRLYGPSSVSFVDNFLKSSKKHYNCEHSKINFRDKRSAVKAINDWASKSTDGKLPEVTKDVEKTDGAMIINAMFYKPHWDEQFHHKMVDNRGFLVHRSYTVSVPMMHRTGIYGFFDDTTNNLLVLDMALAHKMSSVVFIMPYHVESLERVEKLLTRQQLNTWISKMEQRAVAVSLPKVSVEVSHNLQKHLAELGLTEAVDKAKADLSNISGKKDLYLSNVFHASAMEWDTEGNPPDTSIFGTDKLKNPKLFYADHPFIFLVKDKKTNSILFMGRLVRPKGDKMRDEL, from the exons ATGTTGGTGTCAAGCGTGGTTCTCCTGTGCTTACTGGCTACTGTGAGCGGGGACAAGGCCCTCAGCAGCCATGCCTCCATCCTGGCAGACAACAGCGCTAATTTTGCCTTCAACCTGTACCACAACCTAGCAAAAGAGAAGGACATCGAGAACATCGTGATTTCCCCCGTGGTTGTGGCCTCCTCATTGGGTCTGGTGGCTCTTGGAGGGAAATCCAACACTGCTTCTCAGGTCAAAACCGTCTTGAGTGCCACTACGGTGAAGGATGAGCAGCTGCACTCTGGGCTGTCAGAGCTTCTCACCGAGGTCAGTAACTCAACAGCGCGTAATGTCACCTGGAAGATCAGCAACCGTTTGTACGGGCCCAGCTCTGTGAGTTTTGTCGACAACTTTCTGAAGAGCAGCAAGAAGCATTATAACTGTGAGCACTCCAAGATAAACTTCCGTGACAAGCGCAGTGCGGTGAAGGCCATCAATGATTGGGCATCGAAGTCCACCGATGGCAAGCTGCCCGAGGTGACCAAAGATGTGGAGAAGACAGATGGAGCCATGATCATCAATGCCATGTTTTATAAAC CACACTGGGATGAGCAGTTCCATCATAAGATGGTGGATAATCGTGGTTTCTTAGTGCATCGCTCCTACACCGTCTCTGTACCCATGATGCATCGCACAG GCATTTATGGCTTTTTTGACGACACAACCAACAACCTTTTAGTTCTGGACATGGCACTGGCCCATAAGATGTCGTCTGTGGTGTTCATCATGCCGTACCATGTAGAATCCCTGGAGAGAGTAGAAAAACTGTTGACACGTCAACAACTCAACACCTGGATTAGTAAAATGGAACAGAGGGCAGTTGCAGTGTCACTGCCAAAGGTCAGCGTGGAGGTCAGCCACAACCTGCAG AAACATCTCGCCGAGCTGGGTCTGACCGAAGCTGTGGACAAGGCAAAAGCTGATCTGTCTAACATCTCAGGGAAGAAAGACCTCTATCTGTCCAACGTATTCCACGCCTCCGCCATGGAGTGGGACACGGAGGGAAATCCACCCGATACTAGCATCTTTGGTACCGACAAGCTCAAGAACCCCAAACTCTTCTACGCTGACCATCCCTTCATCTTCCTTGTGAAGGACAAGAAGACAAACTCAATCCTTTTCATGGGCCGGCTGGTCCGACCGAAGGGTGATAAAATGAGGGATGAATTGTAA